The following coding sequences lie in one Phycisphaerae bacterium genomic window:
- a CDS encoding beta-galactosidase — MKNRPDVSMIGGEIHYGRLQPRYWGPVLDAARQLGAEVLATYIIWDLHETSEGTYDFSSWRAFLAEVEKRRFKLIARPGPYVYSEWRNLGIPDHAVPYHKNHPEFRRKAAHWIAAAMAEIRPYLGRLIVCVQADNEIDPLPHFYGEDMGFADWLKRRYASVEALNRAWDSSYASFAEAIPTLTPFIEDQRLKDSCQYRYDLATDYARWAVAEYRKNGCTVPILLNTWPGVDAQHWRDLADLCDLYGIDPYPSNECREDYRYFKDRIRLLRSVTDFPYLAEFGSGIWHGMPNREYSPDHYRLTALTALAGGVRGWNWYMLADRDNWYRSPINERGVTRPELAPAFTQAIGWFRQLENTPPPETPFAVTWSWHYHQIAQLRKKDPDDPLFAVLHEMGIEYDYVDVDRDFNPPRLLLAAGRLDQPERLWHYVENGGNLVLFQQLIEGCPRPDGTSHPGASRLEVSLGFVTQQPVFNYREVPGAAIVARQLPMITDEDQRRHWELATGRTYLTGYWARHGKGKVIVLGCAPSRDAILAVLRFLDINLPVLPLTPGVHAARRGDKLIVVNPGEAKTAKLQINGHITHVDLPRCSGIILD, encoded by the coding sequence ATGAAAAACCGACCTGACGTCTCCATGATCGGGGGCGAGATCCACTACGGCCGGCTCCAGCCACGCTACTGGGGCCCTGTCCTGGATGCCGCAAGGCAGCTTGGAGCGGAAGTCCTCGCCACGTACATCATCTGGGATCTGCACGAGACCAGCGAGGGCACCTACGACTTCAGCTCTTGGCGAGCCTTCCTCGCCGAGGTCGAAAAACGCCGCTTCAAGCTCATCGCCCGCCCCGGCCCCTACGTGTACTCCGAGTGGCGCAACCTCGGCATCCCCGATCACGCCGTGCCCTACCACAAGAACCACCCCGAGTTCAGGCGAAAGGCCGCCCACTGGATCGCCGCCGCGATGGCCGAGATTCGCCCTTACCTCGGCCGCCTGATCGTCTGCGTCCAGGCAGACAACGAGATCGACCCTCTACCCCACTTCTACGGGGAGGATATGGGCTTTGCCGACTGGCTCAAACGCCGCTACGCGTCCGTCGAAGCACTCAATAGGGCCTGGGACTCCAGCTACGCCAGCTTCGCCGAGGCCATCCCTACGCTCACACCCTTCATCGAAGACCAGCGGCTCAAGGACAGCTGCCAGTACCGATACGACCTGGCCACCGATTACGCCCGCTGGGCCGTGGCTGAATACCGCAAGAACGGCTGCACCGTGCCAATCCTGCTCAACACCTGGCCGGGCGTCGATGCCCAGCACTGGCGCGATCTGGCCGACCTCTGCGATCTCTATGGCATCGACCCCTATCCGTCCAACGAGTGCCGCGAGGATTACCGCTACTTCAAGGACCGAATCCGCCTCCTCCGCTCCGTGACCGATTTCCCTTACCTGGCGGAGTTCGGCAGCGGGATCTGGCACGGCATGCCAAACCGCGAGTACTCGCCCGACCACTACCGGTTGACCGCCCTGACCGCCCTGGCCGGCGGCGTCCGCGGCTGGAACTGGTACATGCTCGCCGACCGCGACAACTGGTATCGCTCCCCTATCAACGAGCGGGGCGTCACCCGGCCCGAGCTCGCCCCGGCTTTCACCCAGGCCATCGGCTGGTTCAGGCAACTCGAAAACACGCCACCACCCGAAACACCCTTCGCCGTGACTTGGTCCTGGCATTACCACCAGATCGCCCAGCTTCGAAAAAAAGACCCGGACGACCCCCTGTTCGCCGTCCTCCACGAGATGGGCATCGAGTACGACTACGTCGACGTCGACCGCGATTTCAACCCCCCGCGGCTCCTCCTCGCCGCCGGCCGACTCGATCAGCCGGAACGGCTGTGGCACTATGTCGAGAACGGCGGCAACCTCGTCCTGTTCCAGCAGCTCATCGAAGGTTGCCCGCGACCAGACGGGACCAGCCACCCAGGGGCCTCCCGTCTCGAGGTCTCCCTCGGCTTCGTCACCCAGCAGCCCGTCTTCAACTACCGCGAGGTGCCGGGGGCGGCTATCGTCGCCCGCCAGCTGCCCATGATCACCGACGAGGACCAGCGCCGACACTGGGAACTCGCCACCGGCCGAACCTACTTGACCGGCTACTGGGCCAGACACGGTAAAGGCAAAGTCATCGTCCTCGGCTGCGCCCCCAGCCGCGACGCGATTCTGGCCGTCCTTCGCTTCCTCGACATCAACCTCCCCGTCCTGCCGCTGACACCCGGCGTCCACGCCGCCCGGCGAGGTGACAAACTCATCGTCGTCAACCCCGGTGAGGCCAAAACCGCAAAACTCCAGATCAACGGCCACATCACCCACGTGGACCTGCCCCGCTGCTCCGGCATCATTCTGGATTGA
- a CDS encoding diguanylate cyclase — MNETCPHRTGALLTRMVRGWQVVRHSLQFKASLLVVLLIMAVATMTSALALRSTSLALYQNELDRTREWAASLAATAASEVGSLNREPLNRLLDTLVRTPTVAYVAFTDSSGRIVAAAEAKPGLLANVLTSDGRRVRMDMLETPRVMSDLHTGMDCVDVIAPVYAQAASQGNDHQKPIVGYLRLATNVGPTKAKLANVGDQLVRIALGVLILVVPCSLVLMRYIVRPLNELAHTARQIAEGTTDARADVRSENEIGQLARAFNLMTDRVMQSRRDLLKLNSELEARVEARTRELEELASRDPLTGLYNRRHFNEVVVRQFAAAQRYGADLTCLMFDLDHFKEINDRLGHRAGDEILILLARSISSQLRTSDLAARFGGDEFIALLPQTSSAAATSLANRIKREFTLNVANSFPAAPATLSIGAASLFATHTDSPEALIHEADVALYCAKTHGRNRLVDSSEVAGLNGSTALAHG, encoded by the coding sequence ATGAACGAAACCTGTCCACACCGGACCGGCGCTCTGCTGACACGGATGGTCCGCGGCTGGCAGGTCGTCCGCCATAGCCTGCAGTTCAAGGCCTCCCTCCTGGTTGTCCTTCTGATCATGGCCGTTGCCACCATGACCAGCGCCTTGGCGCTGCGATCGACAAGCCTCGCTCTCTACCAGAACGAATTGGATCGAACCAGAGAGTGGGCCGCCTCCCTGGCCGCCACCGCCGCATCCGAGGTCGGCAGCCTCAATCGCGAACCCCTCAACCGACTGCTCGACACCCTGGTACGCACACCAACCGTGGCCTATGTCGCGTTTACCGATTCCTCCGGCCGAATCGTCGCCGCCGCCGAGGCCAAGCCCGGCCTGCTGGCCAACGTGCTCACCTCCGACGGCCGCCGCGTGCGCATGGACATGCTCGAGACACCTCGGGTCATGTCCGACCTGCATACCGGCATGGACTGCGTCGACGTCATCGCACCCGTGTACGCGCAAGCGGCATCTCAGGGCAACGACCACCAGAAACCCATCGTCGGCTACCTCCGCCTGGCCACCAACGTCGGACCAACCAAAGCCAAGTTGGCTAACGTCGGCGACCAACTGGTGAGAATCGCCCTCGGCGTACTCATCCTCGTCGTCCCCTGCAGCCTGGTACTCATGCGTTACATCGTCCGGCCACTCAACGAGCTCGCCCACACCGCTCGCCAAATCGCCGAGGGCACAACCGACGCCCGCGCGGATGTGCGATCCGAAAACGAGATCGGCCAGCTTGCCCGGGCGTTCAATCTCATGACCGACCGGGTCATGCAGTCCCGCCGTGACCTCCTGAAGCTGAACTCCGAACTCGAGGCCCGAGTCGAGGCCCGCACGCGAGAACTCGAGGAACTCGCTTCCCGGGATCCGCTGACCGGCCTGTATAACCGCCGCCACTTCAACGAGGTTGTGGTCCGGCAGTTCGCCGCCGCCCAACGCTACGGGGCCGATCTGACCTGCCTCATGTTCGACCTCGATCACTTCAAGGAAATCAATGACCGCCTCGGTCACCGAGCCGGCGACGAGATCCTCATCCTGCTCGCCCGCTCCATCAGCAGCCAGCTGCGAACCTCCGACCTGGCCGCCCGCTTCGGCGGAGATGAGTTCATCGCCCTGCTGCCCCAAACCTCGTCGGCGGCCGCCACCAGCCTGGCCAACCGCATCAAACGCGAATTCACCCTCAATGTGGCCAACAGCTTCCCCGCCGCACCCGCTACCCTGAGCATCGGCGCCGCCAGCCTGTTCGCTACTCACACCGACTCGCCCGAAGCCCTCATCCACGAGGCCGACGTCGCCCTGTACTGCGCCAAAACACACGGACGCAACCGACTGGTCGATTCCTCAGAAGTGGCCGGCCTCAACGGCTCGACCGCACTCGCCCACGGATGA